One Actinomyces respiraculi DNA window includes the following coding sequences:
- a CDS encoding ROK family transcriptional regulator yields MRAGTSLTGLGRYNENVVIHAFRRLGASSQRDIAASTGLSVQTVSAIVRGLQGRGLLAEVETRVSGRGRPRTILDIVASARIAVGVHVDPSVVTIVALDLGGEVTASVSSTDVDADDPRLAMAKVAAMVQRLIRDGKVDERRLVGACLALPGPVDPATAAPDSAVWLPGWAGVPLGELLSERLQMPVPVVKDTLAAVIGENWVRAGESLDSTMVFVYVGTGTGLGLSVNGDPVRGFSGNSGEVGAMMTALGSNAPGEPPGMANDPAVLVERAHVLGIQPEPLPTRSDFVALERRFAQLCSLAEGGDERADRLLSGAADRMAELVMMATELLDADMVVFGGPYWRLLEPWYAPAARRTVRRPSARGPHPVRVMSTAMGEDVGAIGAASVVHDSRYVPRAPSSAGR; encoded by the coding sequence ATGAGGGCGGGAACCAGTCTGACGGGTCTGGGCAGGTACAACGAGAACGTTGTCATTCACGCCTTTCGTCGCCTGGGCGCCTCTAGCCAGCGGGATATTGCTGCGTCGACGGGGTTGTCGGTGCAGACGGTGTCGGCGATCGTGCGAGGCCTTCAGGGGCGGGGTCTGCTGGCCGAGGTGGAGACCAGGGTCAGTGGGCGGGGGCGCCCGCGCACGATCCTGGACATTGTCGCCTCTGCGCGCATCGCCGTGGGGGTGCACGTCGATCCCTCCGTGGTCACCATCGTGGCCCTGGATCTGGGCGGTGAGGTGACGGCGTCGGTCTCGTCGACTGATGTGGATGCGGATGACCCACGTCTGGCGATGGCGAAGGTTGCTGCGATGGTGCAGCGGCTCATTCGAGACGGGAAGGTTGATGAGCGCCGGCTGGTCGGGGCCTGTCTGGCTCTGCCGGGACCGGTGGACCCTGCGACCGCGGCTCCCGATAGTGCGGTGTGGTTACCTGGCTGGGCTGGGGTGCCCCTGGGTGAGCTCCTGAGTGAGCGGCTGCAGATGCCCGTGCCGGTGGTCAAGGACACCCTGGCGGCTGTGATCGGGGAGAACTGGGTGCGGGCCGGGGAGTCCTTGGACTCGACGATGGTGTTCGTCTACGTGGGGACCGGCACGGGCTTGGGGCTATCGGTCAACGGCGATCCGGTGCGCGGCTTCTCCGGCAACAGCGGGGAGGTCGGAGCAATGATGACGGCCTTGGGGTCGAACGCTCCCGGTGAACCGCCGGGGATGGCCAATGACCCTGCCGTTTTGGTTGAGCGGGCTCACGTCCTGGGGATCCAGCCCGAGCCGCTGCCGACGCGCTCGGACTTCGTGGCGCTGGAGCGCCGCTTCGCGCAACTGTGCTCGCTGGCTGAGGGTGGGGACGAGCGCGCGGACCGGCTGCTGTCTGGAGCGGCGGACCGGATGGCCGAGCTGGTCATGATGGCGACCGAGCTGCTCGATGCCGACATGGTGGTGTTCGGTGGTCCGTACTGGCGGCTCCTCGAGCCCTGGTATGCGCCTGCGGCCAGACGAACGGTGCGGCGCCCTTCCGCCAGAGGACCTCATCCGGTGAGGGTCATGTCCACGGCCATGGGTGAGGACGTCGGTGCCATTGGAGCCGCCTCGGTGGTGCATGACAGTCGCTACGTGCCGCGAGCGCCGAGCTCAGCTGGCCGCTGA
- a CDS encoding Fic family protein produces MDYTPPFARTPVIDDLCMEIAEYVGSLGPASPLSTSPRLHRELRIRTIRSSLMIEGNQLSHDAVTAIIDGRRVLGPAREIREVENANRAYGLVEELDPYSLADLLRVHGVMMGGIIVDAGRFRDGNAGVFDGDRLIHAGTPATYVPEVMADLFGWMARTDMHPLLVSCLFHYEFEFIHPFSDGNGRTGRLWHTLLLARWRPALAWLPIETVIRERQQRYYEALARSNAAGSGEDFVALMLTVIRDALLPYAATTGRTMAEDRSERALMFLAAHPAATVADLADHLDCSRRTSERVIAALRASGALVREGSARAGRWTVVDRGGESSAGW; encoded by the coding sequence ATGGACTACACGCCCCCTTTCGCCCGCACCCCCGTGATCGACGACCTCTGCATGGAGATCGCCGAGTACGTGGGGTCGCTCGGCCCCGCCTCCCCCTTGAGCACGAGCCCCCGGCTGCACCGGGAACTGCGCATCCGCACGATCCGCTCCTCGCTCATGATCGAGGGAAACCAGCTCTCGCACGACGCTGTGACCGCGATCATCGACGGCAGGCGCGTCCTCGGGCCCGCGCGGGAGATTCGTGAGGTCGAGAACGCCAACCGCGCCTACGGGCTCGTTGAGGAGCTCGACCCGTACTCGCTCGCCGACCTGCTTCGGGTCCACGGCGTCATGATGGGCGGCATCATCGTCGACGCGGGACGGTTCCGCGACGGTAATGCGGGGGTGTTCGACGGCGACCGGCTCATCCACGCGGGCACCCCCGCCACCTATGTGCCCGAGGTCATGGCGGACCTGTTCGGGTGGATGGCTCGTACGGATATGCACCCGCTGCTCGTGTCCTGCCTCTTCCACTACGAGTTCGAGTTCATCCACCCCTTCAGCGACGGCAACGGGCGGACCGGACGCTTGTGGCACACGCTGCTTCTGGCCCGCTGGCGCCCTGCGCTGGCATGGCTGCCGATCGAGACCGTCATCCGGGAACGGCAGCAGCGCTACTACGAGGCGCTTGCTCGTTCGAACGCGGCCGGCTCGGGCGAGGACTTCGTGGCGCTGATGCTGACGGTCATCCGTGACGCCCTGCTGCCCTACGCCGCCACCACTGGACGAACTATGGCAGAGGACCGTTCAGAGAGGGCGTTGATGTTCCTGGCCGCGCACCCGGCGGCGACGGTGGCGGATCTGGCCGATCACCTGGACTGCTCGCGCAGGACGTCCGAGCGCGTCATCGCCGCCCTGCGCGCCAGCGGCGCCCTGGTGCGCGAGGGCAGCGCCAGGGCGGGCAGGTGGACGGTCGTCGACCGCGGCGGGGAGTCGTCTGCTGGCTGGTGA
- a CDS encoding Gfo/Idh/MocA family protein, producing the protein MSDKLRIGIIGLGFIGTQKHLVGLAQHKDRAEVVAFCDYDIERAEAGKAQWGNDAAYTTTDYTDVVGDPNIDVVHVCTWNANHCEITVAALEAGKHVMVEKPMAVTAEDARTMRDTAKRVGKKLTVGFQYRQREEYQFLKKLADEGKFGEIYAAKAHAARRRGVPIWGVFTDKSKQGGGPLIDLGGHSIDVALWLMDNYEVASVTGVVNYKLGDKPAGNIGGEWDPATYDVEDSAFGFVTFTNGASLFVEASWALNIKAAREGCITIHGIEAGAETIQDPNGSANLIVDVNLIEGGKQVNTTFGEGGAYFSAGGVGGAQNGFAYMGGLEAGLWLDAIENDTEPYVTADQAVVVTEILDGIYTSAAQGGKPVYFD; encoded by the coding sequence ATGTCTGACAAGCTGCGCATCGGCATCATCGGCCTCGGGTTCATCGGCACCCAGAAGCACCTGGTTGGCCTCGCCCAGCACAAGGACCGCGCCGAGGTCGTCGCCTTCTGCGACTACGACATCGAGCGTGCCGAGGCGGGCAAGGCCCAGTGGGGCAACGACGCCGCCTACACCACCACCGACTACACGGACGTCGTGGGCGACCCCAACATCGACGTCGTCCATGTCTGCACCTGGAACGCCAACCACTGCGAGATCACCGTCGCCGCCCTCGAGGCCGGCAAGCACGTCATGGTCGAGAAGCCCATGGCCGTCACCGCCGAGGACGCCCGCACGATGCGCGACACCGCCAAGCGCGTCGGCAAGAAGCTCACCGTCGGCTTCCAGTACCGCCAGCGCGAGGAGTACCAGTTCCTCAAGAAGCTCGCCGACGAGGGCAAGTTCGGCGAGATCTACGCTGCCAAGGCCCACGCCGCCCGCCGTCGCGGCGTGCCGATCTGGGGCGTCTTCACCGACAAGTCCAAGCAGGGCGGCGGCCCCCTCATCGACCTCGGCGGCCACTCCATCGACGTCGCCCTGTGGCTCATGGACAACTACGAGGTCGCCTCGGTCACCGGCGTCGTCAACTACAAGCTCGGCGACAAGCCCGCTGGCAACATCGGCGGCGAGTGGGACCCCGCCACCTACGACGTCGAGGACTCGGCCTTCGGCTTCGTCACCTTCACGAACGGCGCCTCCCTCTTCGTCGAGGCCTCCTGGGCCCTCAACATCAAGGCCGCCCGCGAGGGCTGCATCACCATCCACGGCATCGAGGCCGGTGCCGAGACCATCCAGGACCCGAACGGCTCGGCCAACCTCATCGTCGACGTCAACCTCATCGAGGGAGGCAAGCAGGTCAACACCACCTTCGGTGAGGGCGGCGCCTACTTCTCCGCCGGCGGCGTCGGCGGCGCCCAGAACGGCTTCGCCTACATGGGTGGCCTCGAGGCCGGACTGTGGCTCGACGCCATCGAGAACGACACCGAGCCCTACGTCACCGCCGACCAGGCCGTCGTCGTCACCGAGATCCTCGACGGCATCTACACCTCCGCCGCTCAGGGCGGCAAGCCGGTCTACTTCGACTGA
- a CDS encoding AAA family ATPase: MLLDFTVENYRCYAEEATLDLTRTSLKTLTPRPSSSWQEQTWRVAALFGANASGKSTLMGALNRLHHAVGGRRTLLHRPFVLDHERATQPSRYAITFTHEGERYRYSVEAHAWGISREELWAASQRWRKIFIRTQAEGDNSPTIEAGASLTGATHEVSRITTIKDLFLAMALRYRHATLAPVARSLRAMRFIHHSDMERSARLEWVMGRLAEDPEQWAAIVDAIAQAADLGIVGVELEEREVPPEVLERLRRVFRNEDEDAEIPDELLRRLQRHLVFRHTGADGEEYRLPVRRESQGTQTWLATVGPAVDALRLGQVLVVDELDASLHPTLTATLVELFKDPDLNTRGAQIVFTTHDTSLLDNSPTQLLDSGEVWLCEKNADGASEMLSLADFTSTRKGTNKQRRYLAGAFGAIPRVDTSSIRHFVMSMTDGR; this comes from the coding sequence ATGCTGCTCGACTTCACGGTGGAGAACTACCGCTGCTACGCCGAGGAGGCGACCCTCGATCTCACCCGGACCTCCCTCAAGACCCTGACCCCGCGCCCCAGCTCCTCATGGCAGGAGCAGACCTGGCGGGTGGCAGCCCTCTTCGGCGCCAACGCCTCCGGCAAGTCCACGCTCATGGGCGCCCTCAACCGCCTGCACCACGCCGTCGGCGGCCGACGGACCCTCCTCCATCGGCCGTTCGTCCTCGACCATGAGCGTGCAACCCAGCCCTCACGCTATGCCATCACCTTCACCCACGAGGGTGAGCGCTACCGCTACAGCGTCGAGGCTCACGCCTGGGGCATCTCGCGCGAGGAGCTGTGGGCCGCCAGCCAGCGCTGGCGCAAGATCTTCATCCGCACCCAGGCTGAGGGCGACAACTCCCCCACGATTGAGGCCGGCGCCTCGCTCACGGGCGCCACCCACGAGGTCAGCCGGATCACGACGATCAAGGACCTCTTCCTCGCGATGGCCCTCAGGTACAGGCACGCCACACTCGCGCCGGTCGCGCGCAGCCTGCGGGCCATGCGCTTCATCCACCACAGCGACATGGAGCGCTCAGCCCGGCTCGAGTGGGTCATGGGCCGCCTGGCGGAGGACCCCGAGCAGTGGGCGGCGATTGTGGACGCCATCGCGCAGGCCGCCGATCTTGGCATCGTCGGCGTTGAGCTCGAGGAGCGGGAGGTTCCTCCGGAGGTGCTTGAGCGTCTCCGCCGTGTCTTCAGGAACGAGGACGAGGACGCCGAGATCCCTGACGAGCTGCTCAGGAGGCTCCAGCGCCACCTCGTCTTCCGCCACACCGGCGCCGACGGCGAGGAGTACCGGTTACCCGTCCGCCGGGAGAGCCAAGGGACCCAGACCTGGCTGGCGACGGTCGGTCCCGCCGTCGACGCCCTGCGACTGGGTCAGGTCCTCGTCGTCGACGAGCTCGACGCAAGCCTGCACCCGACCCTCACGGCGACACTCGTCGAGCTCTTCAAGGACCCGGACCTCAACACGCGCGGCGCCCAGATCGTGTTCACCACCCATGACACCTCACTGCTCGACAACTCCCCCACCCAGCTCCTCGACAGCGGTGAGGTCTGGTTGTGCGAGAAGAACGCCGACGGCGCCAGTGAGATGTTGTCCCTCGCGGACTTCACGAGCACTCGAAAAGGCACGAACAAGCAGCGCCGTTATCTCGCCGGCGCCTTCGGCGCCATCCCTCGCGTGGATACCTCCTCCATCCGCCACTTCGTCATGTCGATGACGGACGGCCGTTGA
- a CDS encoding C-glycoside deglycosidase beta subunit domain-containing protein: MPTKFMKLGFDAHVLRSLRNEATGYVLEVGLNYYRGTPISAVERLELSVDGERIDDDRLLVEINGKYLRLYEVPLAHTEYWGVKTPIHLHVLGAPLAAGPHDVDVVCEARVVYMQFAPGVYGMFDASARATLTVSES, translated from the coding sequence ATGCCCACCAAGTTCATGAAGCTGGGCTTCGACGCGCACGTGCTGCGCAGTCTGAGGAACGAGGCCACCGGCTACGTCCTCGAGGTCGGACTCAACTACTACCGCGGCACCCCGATCTCCGCCGTCGAGCGCCTTGAGCTGAGCGTCGACGGCGAGCGCATCGACGACGACCGCCTTCTTGTCGAGATCAACGGCAAGTACCTGCGCCTGTATGAGGTCCCCCTTGCTCACACCGAGTACTGGGGGGTCAAGACCCCCATCCACCTGCACGTCCTCGGTGCCCCGCTGGCCGCCGGCCCGCACGACGTCGACGTCGTGTGTGAGGCCCGCGTCGTCTACATGCAGTTCGCCCCTGGCGTCTACGGCATGTTCGATGCCTCCGCGCGCGCCACCCTGACCGTCTCCGAGAGCTGA
- a CDS encoding RloB family protein, with protein sequence MPPRQRRGRKRQEEERRTVLLVTNGRTTETAYFAGLGRHVDRKKYSVTSKFINGDPLTLTKDLKGDRWDLSAYTEVWIVVDHDGIDRQEFLKECRGLCSRRTVVHGIVSVPCFEVWLNAHYAPVRNYQNQTEAQAHYRALTGLSTKNLPADFPWDAMSDAAHRCHLPTVSEPAIDTQGPCPSTTMPHLLRRLGLL encoded by the coding sequence ATGCCACCTCGCCAGCGCAGGGGCCGGAAGCGGCAGGAGGAGGAGCGGCGCACGGTCCTCCTGGTCACCAACGGCAGGACTACGGAGACGGCCTACTTCGCCGGCCTCGGTCGACACGTGGACCGTAAGAAGTACTCGGTGACGTCGAAGTTCATCAACGGTGATCCGCTCACGCTCACCAAGGACCTCAAGGGCGATCGCTGGGACCTGAGCGCCTACACAGAGGTGTGGATCGTCGTCGACCATGACGGGATCGACCGACAGGAGTTCCTCAAGGAGTGTCGGGGGCTGTGCAGCCGACGAACCGTAGTGCACGGCATCGTCTCAGTTCCGTGCTTCGAGGTGTGGCTCAACGCCCACTACGCGCCGGTGCGCAACTACCAGAATCAGACGGAGGCCCAGGCACATTACCGCGCTCTGACGGGGCTCAGCACCAAGAACCTTCCAGCTGACTTCCCCTGGGACGCCATGAGCGACGCGGCGCACCGGTGCCACCTGCCCACCGTCAGTGAGCCTGCGATCGACACACAAGGGCCGTGCCCCTCGACCACCATGCCGCACCTGCTACGGAGACTCGGGCTTCTGTGA
- a CDS encoding C-glycoside deglycosidase beta subunit domain-containing protein has translation MFNEMIIREGSVRNVVADDGTVTGFSFETHLPYYRGLGLSMVEVPEVRVDGEAVAEEDLRLTYNGVTRTFAELADVSDVRWELRTFATITVLQEGGLADGEHEIAVNLRLRVSYLPFISENRCTRTVTVRA, from the coding sequence ATGTTCAACGAGATGATCATCCGCGAGGGCAGCGTGCGCAACGTCGTCGCCGACGACGGCACCGTCACGGGCTTCTCCTTCGAGACCCACCTGCCGTACTACCGCGGCCTGGGCCTGTCCATGGTCGAGGTCCCTGAGGTGCGTGTCGATGGCGAGGCTGTGGCCGAGGAGGACCTGCGCCTGACCTACAACGGCGTCACCCGCACCTTCGCCGAGCTCGCCGACGTCTCCGACGTGCGCTGGGAGCTGCGCACCTTCGCCACCATCACCGTCCTGCAGGAGGGCGGCCTGGCCGACGGCGAGCACGAGATCGCCGTCAACCTGCGCCTGCGCGTGTCCTACCTGCCCTTCATCTCCGAGAACCGCTGTACGCGCACCGTCACCGTGCGCGCCTGA
- a CDS encoding sugar phosphate isomerase/epimerase family protein, with amino-acid sequence MATINGIEQGISCYSYTEQFIKNDDWTIDTVFAHVAAQGVTKVELVGAQTFQQYPVPREDEIQAVLEASHKHGVEVFSYGGYVDLGRVTGHAMSREDILSDIRLDIMTARRLGATFLRATGFGPDLAEAVNAIGEEYGIQIGFEIHAPHTPADPEVAEFMRVIDDKGLKNFGLVPDFGMFIERPTEIAVNRYIGLGAERKNLDWIIANRHNGMSEEEMQAHVASTMNGGYGEKVAISEWFGYLSFAPAELDSFAAMVPYVTYVHGKFYHLERDENGRVYEPTIPYERALSILADGGFQGVFISEYEGHAFYLDDADEQIGRHLTLGRSILESL; translated from the coding sequence ATGGCAACGATCAACGGCATCGAGCAGGGCATCTCCTGCTACAGCTACACCGAGCAGTTCATCAAGAACGACGATTGGACGATTGACACGGTCTTCGCCCACGTCGCCGCCCAGGGCGTGACCAAGGTCGAGCTCGTCGGCGCCCAGACCTTCCAGCAGTATCCCGTCCCGCGCGAGGACGAGATCCAGGCCGTGCTCGAGGCTTCCCACAAGCACGGCGTCGAGGTCTTCTCCTACGGCGGCTACGTGGACCTCGGGCGCGTGACCGGCCACGCCATGAGCCGTGAGGACATCCTGTCCGACATCCGCCTCGACATCATGACCGCCCGCCGACTCGGCGCCACGTTCCTGCGCGCCACCGGCTTCGGTCCGGACCTGGCTGAGGCGGTCAACGCCATCGGCGAGGAGTACGGCATCCAGATCGGCTTCGAGATCCACGCCCCGCACACGCCCGCCGACCCGGAGGTCGCCGAGTTCATGCGCGTCATCGACGACAAGGGCCTGAAGAACTTCGGCCTTGTGCCGGACTTCGGCATGTTCATCGAGCGCCCCACCGAGATCGCCGTCAACCGCTATATCGGCCTGGGTGCCGAGCGCAAGAACCTGGACTGGATCATCGCCAACCGCCACAACGGCATGAGCGAGGAGGAGATGCAGGCGCACGTCGCCAGCACCATGAACGGCGGCTATGGCGAGAAGGTCGCGATCTCCGAGTGGTTCGGCTACCTGTCCTTCGCGCCGGCCGAGCTCGACTCCTTCGCCGCGATGGTGCCCTACGTCACCTACGTGCACGGCAAGTTCTACCACCTCGAGCGCGACGAGAACGGCCGGGTCTATGAGCCCACGATCCCCTACGAGCGGGCGCTGTCCATCCTGGCCGACGGCGGCTTCCAGGGCGTCTTCATCAGCGAGTACGAGGGCCACGCCTTCTATCTCGACGACGCCGACGAGCAGATCGGGCGCCACCTCACGCTGGGCAGGAGCATCCTCGAGAGCCTGTGA
- a CDS encoding sugar phosphate isomerase/epimerase family protein — translation MTRIKRGVSLYSYQHEYAHGSFTLKDAIAAAARTGALGIETLGEQMIPGFPFPGQSDLPDSFYARWKELMDTYGTTPTVHDMFLDTKRYKGRLLNLDEMVESLHRDIRHTAKMGAQGIRVIVNTPPEVVEAAAPYAREHGVWMGVEVHSPYSFDDDWIKRHLEVAERVGSDVVGCVPDMGIFVHRLPRVVVDRALRDGADPDLAAQIVETYNTHGDTQALFERLEADGADPVTLGLARNGVHMIAQPVDCLRSHAELIKHIHAKFYEMYPVEGFDYWHEYSIPYHEIVPLLEEIGFDGYLSSEYEGNRHIEDAETVDSVTQVAAHQGMLAALLADLAGKEG, via the coding sequence ATGACCCGGATCAAGCGCGGCGTGAGCCTGTACTCGTACCAGCACGAGTACGCCCACGGCTCCTTCACCCTCAAGGACGCGATCGCCGCCGCCGCCCGCACCGGCGCGCTCGGCATCGAGACCCTCGGCGAGCAGATGATCCCCGGCTTCCCCTTCCCCGGCCAGAGCGACCTGCCCGACTCCTTCTACGCCCGCTGGAAGGAGCTCATGGACACCTACGGCACGACGCCGACCGTCCACGACATGTTCCTCGACACCAAGCGCTACAAGGGACGCCTGCTCAACCTCGACGAGATGGTCGAGTCCCTCCACCGGGACATCCGCCACACCGCCAAGATGGGCGCCCAGGGCATCCGCGTCATCGTCAACACCCCGCCCGAGGTCGTCGAGGCCGCCGCCCCCTACGCGCGCGAGCACGGCGTGTGGATGGGCGTCGAGGTCCACTCCCCGTACTCCTTCGACGACGACTGGATCAAGCGTCACCTCGAGGTCGCCGAGCGCGTGGGCTCCGACGTCGTCGGCTGCGTCCCCGACATGGGCATCTTCGTCCACCGGCTGCCCCGCGTCGTCGTCGACCGCGCCCTGCGCGACGGCGCCGACCCCGACCTCGCCGCGCAGATCGTCGAGACCTACAACACCCACGGCGACACCCAGGCCCTCTTCGAGCGCCTCGAGGCCGACGGCGCCGACCCCGTTACGCTCGGGCTCGCCCGCAACGGCGTCCACATGATCGCTCAGCCGGTCGACTGCCTGCGCTCCCACGCCGAGCTCATCAAGCACATCCACGCCAAGTTCTACGAGATGTACCCGGTCGAGGGATTCGACTACTGGCACGAGTACTCCATCCCCTACCACGAGATCGTCCCCCTCCTGGAGGAGATCGGCTTCGACGGCTATCTCTCCAGCGAGTACGAGGGCAACCGCCACATCGAGGACGCCGAGACGGTCGACTCCGTCACCCAGGTCGCAGCGCACCAGGGCATGCTCGCCGCGCTGCTCGCGGACCTCGCCGGCAAGGAGGGCTGA